Proteins found in one Arachis stenosperma cultivar V10309 chromosome 8, arast.V10309.gnm1.PFL2, whole genome shotgun sequence genomic segment:
- the LOC130943679 gene encoding NADH dehydrogenase [ubiquinone] flavoprotein 2, mitochondrial — MLVRLAASRLSGIRQIFRQPSRAFSTALNYHIDSPDNNPDLPWEFSDANKSKVKEILSHYPSNYKQSAVIPLLDLAQQQHGGWLPVSAMNAVAKVVEVAPIRVYEVATFYSMFNRTKVGKYHLLVCGTTPCMIRGSRDIEGALLKHLGVKRNEVTKDGLFSVGEMECMGCCVNAPMITVADYSNGSEGYTYNYYEDVTPEKVVEIVEKLRKGEKPPHGTQNPRRIMSGPEGGNTTLLSEPKPPPCRDLDAC, encoded by the exons ATGCTGGTACGCCTCGCCGCCAGTCGCCTCAGTGGGATCCGCCAGATTTTCCGTCAG CCTTCTAGGGCTTTCTCAACCGCTCTGAACTAT CACATCGATTCTCCCGATAACAACCCTGACCTTCCTTGGGAATTCAGCGATGCTAACAAAAGCaag GTCAAGGAGATTTTGTCTCACTATCCATCCAACTATAAGCAATCTGCAGTGATCCCTCTGCTTGATCTTGCCCAACAGCAGCATGGGGGATGGCTCCCTGTTTCTGCAATGAATGCG GTGGCTAAGGTTGTAGAGGTTGCTCCTATTCGAGTATATGAGGTTGCAACATTTTACTCGATGTTTAATAGAACTAAG GTTGGGAAGTACCATCTATTGGTTTGTGGCACAACTCCTTGTATGATACGTGGTTCACGAGATATTGAAGGTGCTTTATTGAAGCACTTGGGAGTGAAGCGCAACG AAGTAACTAAAGATGGTTTGTTTTCTGTTGGGGAAATGGAATGCATG GGATGTTGTGTAAATGCTCCTATGATCACAGTGGCTGATTATTCGAATGGATCAGAAGGATACACTTATAATTATTAT GAAGACGTTACCCCAGAGAAAGTAGTAGAGATAGTAGAAAAGCTCAGAAAGGGCGAGAAGCCACCG CATGGCACACAAAATCCACGGCGGATTATGAGTGGACCCGAAGGAGGGAATACTACTTTGTTGAGTGAGCCGAAGCCTCCTCCATGCCGCGACCTTGATGCCTGCTGA
- the LOC130943771 gene encoding uncharacterized protein LOC130943771: MGTASSMLTQYDIEEVQEHCDHLFSQQEIVSLYQRFCQLDRNAKGFISSDEFLSVPEFAMNPLSQRLLKMVDGINFKDFVAFLSAFSAKATAQHKIELIFKVYDSDRNGKVSFNDILEVLKDLSGSFMSDEQRERVLSQVLKEAGYTKDSSLTLDDFIKVLGQSELKMDVEIPVD; the protein is encoded by the exons ATGGGAACTGCTTCATCTATGCTTACTCAGTATGATATCGAAGAAGTGCAGGAACACTGCGACCATTTAT TTTCGCAGCAGGAGATAGTGTCCTTGTACCAAAGGTTTTGTCAGCTTGATCGCAACGCTAAGGGTTTCATCTCTTCCGATGAGTTCCTCTCCGTCCCTGAGTTCGCCATGAATCCACTTTCTCAG CGGTTACTGAAGATGGTGGATGGTATAAATTTCAAGGACTTTGTGGCATTCTTATCTGCTTTTAGCGCTAAAGCTACTGCACAACATAAAATTGAAC TTATTTTCAAAGTATATGATTCGGACCGTAATGGGAAGGTGTCTTTCAATGATATACTGGAAGTCCTAAAAGATTTGTCTGGTTCATTCATGTCTGATGAACAGAGAGAG CGAGTTTTGAGCCAAGTTCTCAAAGAAGCCGGATACACAAAAGACTCCTCTTTGACATTGGACGACTTCATTAAG GTTCTTGGCCAATCCGAACTAAAAATGGATGTTGAAATCCCTGTCGATTGA
- the LOC130946468 gene encoding amino acid permease 8-like, translating to MDIEAASNVVPATHKSVEVDDDGRSKRTGNVVTATTHIITVVVGAGVLALAWAMAQLGWIAGIGIMVAFSCISILTYNFIADCYRYPDPVTGKRNYTYMQAVNSYLGGKMHVFCGLILYGKLAGVTVGYVITTSTSLVAIKKAICFHEKGHDAYCKFSNNPYMIGFGIGQIFLSQIPNFHKLTWLSTLAAITSFGYAFIGSGLSLAAIISGKGQPTSLTGVKVGPGLTEADKIWRVFSAMGNIALACSFATVVYDIMDTLKSDPPENQQMKKANVVGISMMTVLFLACGGLGYAAFGDHTPGNILTGFGFYDPFWLVALGNVCIIIHIVGAYQVMAQPFFRIVEMGANIMWPHSDFINKEHPTKLWIFKFRLNMFRLVWRTLFVIIGTIIAMAMPFFHEFLALLGAIGFWPLIVFFPIQMHIAQRNIKVASPKWCALQLLNFTCFIVTMLAAIGAIREIGKNISKYKIFTYKQ from the exons ATGGACATTGAAGCAGCGTCTAACGTTGTTCCCGCCACACACAAAAGTGTCGAAGTCGATGATGATGGCAGATCCAAAAGAACCG GGAATGTGGTGACGGCAACAACACACATAATAACAGTTGTGGTTGGGGCAGGAGTGTTGGCTCTTGCATGGGCCATGGCCCAACTTGGATGGATAGCAGGCATTGGCATCATGGTTGCATTTTCATGCATCTCCATTCTCACTTACAATTTCATAGCTGATTGTTACAGATACCCTGACCCTGTTACTGGCAAGAGGAACTACACTTATATGCAAGCCGTCAACTCATATTTAG GTGGGAAAATGCATGTGTTTTGCGGATTGATCCTATATGGGAAGCTGGCTGGTGTTACAGTGGGTTATGTAATCACTACTTCAACAAGCTTGGT GGCTATAAAGAAAGCAATTTGCTTCCATGAAAAAGGCCACGATGCTTATTGCAAGTTTTCAAATAATCCCTACATGATTGGTTTTGGGATTGGGCAAATTTTCTTGTCCCAAATTCCAAACTTCCACAAATTGACATGGCTCTCAACTCTTGCTGCTATTACCTCTTTTGGTTATGCATTTATTGGAAGTGGACTTTCCCTAGCAGCCATAATCTCAG GAAAAGGACAACCAACTAGTTTAACTGGTGTCAAAGTTGGACCAGGTCTAACTGAAGCAGATAAAATTTGGAGGGTCTTTAGTGCTATGGGAAACATTGCACTTGCTTGTTCTTTTGCCACTGTTGTTTATGACATAATG GACACATTGAAATCAGATCCACCGGAGAACCAACAAATGAAGAAGGCAAATGTTGTAGGGATCAGTATGATGACAGTATTGTTCCTTGCATGTGGTGGACTTGGCTATGCTGCTTTTGGGGATCACACACCAGGCAACATCCTCACTGGCTTTGGATTCTATGATCCCTTTTGGTTGGTTGCTCTTGGTAATGTTTGCATTATCATTCACATTGTGGGAGCATATCAG GTAATGGCTCAACCATTTTTCCGCATAGTTGAGATGGGTGCTAACATAATGTGGCCACATTCAGATTTCATAAACAAAGAACACCCAACAAAATTGTGGATCTTCAAATTCAGGTTGAACATGTTTAGGTTAGTTTGGAGGACACTATTCGTTATAATTGGGACAATAATTGCCATGGCCATGCCCTTCTTCCACGAATTTCTTGCCCTACTTGGAGCAATTGGGTTTTGGCCACTCATTGTGTTTTTTCCCATACAAATGCACATTGCTCAGAGGAACATAAAAGTAGCTTCACCGAAGTGGTGTGCACTCCAACTTTTGAATTTCACATGCTTCATTGTTACAATGCTTGCAGCAATTGGTGCCATTCGTGAGATCGGCAAGAATATCAGCAAATACAAGATATTCACCTATAAGCAATAG
- the LOC130943389 gene encoding pseudo histidine-containing phosphotransfer protein 5-like isoform X2 codes for MDKVRLQREAAFIRSSLLDQGYLDEQFIQLEELQDNDNPNFVEEVVTLFYTDSARLIYNIDQALLSNPTDFTKLDDYMHQFKGSCSRCFRTFQQIKQEYINLKKKLETYFQLLKEAAQIK; via the exons ATGGACAAGGTTCGGTTGCAAAGAGAAGCTGCCTTCATACGAAGCTCACTTCTTGATCAG GGATATTTGGATGAGCAATTCATTCAGCTGGAAGAGTTGCAAGACAATGATAATCCCAATTTTGTGGAAGAAGTTGTGACCCTTTTCTACACTGACTCTGCAAGATTGATCTACAACATTGATCAAGCACT TTTGAGTAACCCAACTGACTTCACAAAATTGGACGATTACATGCATCAATTCAAGGGAAGTTGCTCAAG ATGCTTCAGGACTTTCCAACAAATCAAGCAAGAGTATataaatttgaagaagaagcttgaGACTTATTTTCAG TTATTGAAGGAAGCtgctcaaatcaaatga
- the LOC130943389 gene encoding histidine-containing phosphotransfer protein 4-like isoform X1, giving the protein MDKVRLQREAAFIRSSLLDQGYLDEQFIQLEELQDNDNPNFVEEVVTLFYTDSARLIYNIDQALLSNPTDFTKLDDYMHQFKGSCSSIGAKKVKNECNGFGEYCEAQNYDGCFRTFQQIKQEYINLKKKLETYFQLLKEAAQIK; this is encoded by the exons ATGGACAAGGTTCGGTTGCAAAGAGAAGCTGCCTTCATACGAAGCTCACTTCTTGATCAG GGATATTTGGATGAGCAATTCATTCAGCTGGAAGAGTTGCAAGACAATGATAATCCCAATTTTGTGGAAGAAGTTGTGACCCTTTTCTACACTGACTCTGCAAGATTGATCTACAACATTGATCAAGCACT TTTGAGTAACCCAACTGACTTCACAAAATTGGACGATTACATGCATCAATTCAAGGGAAGTTGCTCAAG CATCGGAGCAAAGAAGGTGAAGAATGAATGCAACGGATTTGGTGAATATTGTGAGGCACAAAACTATGACGG ATGCTTCAGGACTTTCCAACAAATCAAGCAAGAGTATataaatttgaagaagaagcttgaGACTTATTTTCAG TTATTGAAGGAAGCtgctcaaatcaaatga